A window from Triticum aestivum cultivar Chinese Spring chromosome 6D, IWGSC CS RefSeq v2.1, whole genome shotgun sequence encodes these proteins:
- the LOC123143805 gene encoding protein At-4/1 encodes MAAAAAAATTAAGDGELESLLRNFHRFSQGYKDALAEAQALRVSCSSESKKREALESHITDLKKDNERLRRLYTETLFKFTNQIKYHTEAQSLKEELGKANSRLLSMEEEHKREVEQLKHDNEMNCNALESKLSCALVQQAADEAAIKQLKLDLGAHKAHIDMLGSKLEQVTAEVHMKYKNDIQDLHDVIMVEQEEKDDTQRKLKTAENELRILKMKQAEQQRDSVSVQHVESLKQKVMKLRKENESLKRRLASSELDCS; translated from the exons atggcggcggctgcggcggcggcgacgacggcggcgggggaCGGGGAGCTGGAGTCGCTGCTCCGGAACTTCCACCGCTTCTCCCAG GGGTATAAAGATGCACTAGCTGAGGCCCAGGCTTTAAGAGTGAGCTGCAGTTCTGAATCCAAGAAGCGCGAAGCTCTTGAGTCGCATATAACAGATCTCAAGAAAG ATAATGAGCGGTTAAGGAGGCTGTACACTGAAACTTTATTCAAGTTCACCAACCAG ATAAAATATCACACAGAAGCTCAAAGTCTGAAGGAAGAATTAGGAAAAGCAAATAGCAGATTGCTATCCATGGAAGAG GAGCATAAGAGGGAGGTCGAGCAACTTAAGCATGACAATGAAATGAACTGCAATGCCCTGGAGAGCAAACTCAG CTGTGCTCTTGTTCAGCAAGCTGCCGATGAGGCTGCGATAAAACAACTCAAGTTGGACCTGGGTGCTCATAAAGCTCACATCGACATGCTAGGTAGCAAGTTGGAGCAGGTCACTGCTGAAGTACATATGAAGT ATAAAAACGATATCCAGGATTTGCACGATGTGATCATGGTGGAACAGGAGGAGAAAGACGACACGCAAAGGAAGCTTAAAACTGCAGAAAATGAGT TGaggattctgaagatgaagcaggcAGAGCAGCAAAGGGACTCCGTCTCGGTCCAGCATGTGGAGTCGCTGAAGCAGAAGGTCATGAAGCTCCGGAAGGAGAACGAGTCGCTGAAGCGGAGGCTGGCGAGCTCCGAGCTCGATTGCTCATGA
- the LOC123143804 gene encoding serrate RNA effector molecule isoform X2: MWPTWDVPRSPGDQPVRPLLAAPPGDRHARPGPARSWADEADAADDDPPLPPPPPLGSSRPVRLVDALASRSEDPAQAQAQALPPPPPLGSSRPERVAGYRMDADSPRSDGRSSSPGGGQGARRRSRSPRQRGKPSPERVHVPLPPPPPVGSSRPVRVTYRLESDSSRSSRSSSPAEIMGPPRRRSPSRSNDGKRRRSSPPRRSPSPDPPKRPRRDDGAGRRSPPRGGRYERGGDGGKLAGHRAPDGPNSGYGASSKVQDITQRKGLMTYKQFILALEDDVSPAEAESRYHEYKTAYITTQKHAYFDLHKGDTRLKEKYHPTSLLSVIERRNEFCKAAAKSLILDLRSGTLDLGPGMTADGSSKSGNVNYGSSGNGEDYGNKRRKNGRGPPKEPGPLSTAPKAHPVSSKYRRVQADIDQTLALVRKLDTEKGPLVIIRGLTTVKGLEGVELLDTLLTYLWRVHGVDYYGMSERRNANGFRHVRADNKIADGFNISAADWEKKLDSFWHERLVNGDDPLVVLTAKDKIDAATVEALAPYVKKIMDENYGYKYGCGAMGCAKVFHAPEFVHKHLKLKHPDLVSVLTLNVQDDIYFQNYMNDPNAPGGKPVMQQSEQDSGRMRRIPDEGAFDKQGSDAPLIPDAPPTVLVPLPGAGPLGPFVPITPDMAVQMMREQRPPRPNGAQRKKKPLMPEPMMPMYPHFPLDPRPLRRYNDLDAPEEEVTAIDYRSV, from the exons ATGTGGCCTACGTGGGACGTCCCGCGCTCTCCTGGAGACCAGCCCGTCCGCccgctcctcgccgcgccgcccggcgaTCGCCACGCGCGGCCCGGGCCCGCGCGCTCGTGGGCCGACGAAGCCGACGCCGCCGACGACGACCCCCCgctcccgccgcccccgccgctcggCTCCTCCCGCCCCGTGCGCCTCGTCGACGCCCTCGCCTCCCGCTCCGAGGACCCCGCGCAGGCCCAGGCGCAGgcgctccctccccctcccccgctcgGCTCCTCCCGCCCCGAGCGCGTCGCCGGCTACCGCATGGACGCCGACTCGCCGCGCAGCGATGGGAGGAGCTCCAGCCCCGGAGGCGGCCAGGGCGCGCGGCGCCGCTCGCGCTCGCCACGCCAACGCGGGAAGCCGTCGCCGGAGCGCGTGCACGTGCCGCTCCCGCCACCTCCCCCCGTCGGCTCCTCCCGCCCCGTGCGCGTCACCTACCGCTTGGAGAGCGACTCGTCGCGCTCCTCCAGGAGCTCCAGCCCCGCAGAAATCATGGGCCCGCCGCGGCGGAGGTCGCCTTCGCGATCAAACGACGGGAAGAGGCGGCGCAGCTCCCCGCCGAGGAGGTCGCCGTCTCCCGACCCGCCCAAGCGGCCTCGAAGGGACGATGGGGCTGGCCGACGCAGCCCACCGCGCGGCGGGAG GTACGAGCGCGGCGGAGACGGTGGCAAGCTCGCCGGGCATCGCGCTCCAG ATGGGCCTAACTCTGGCTATGGTGCTTCCAGTAAGGTTCAAGATATAACCCAAAG AAAAGGATTAATGACGTACAAACAGTTTATCCTAGCTCTTGAAGATGATGTTTCACCAGCTGAAGCTGAGAGCAG GTACCATGAATACAAGACAGCATACATTACTACACAGAAACATGCATATTTTGATCTCCATAAGGGTGATACTAG GTTGAAAGAGAAGTACCACCCGACAAGCTTATTATCTGTTATTGAAAG GAGGAATGAGTTTTGTAAGGCTGCAGCGAAGAGTTTAATTCTTGATTTGCGAAGTGGAACTTTGGACCT TGGTCCTGGAATGACTGCTGATGGATCAAGCAAATCAGGGAATGTCAACTATGGAAGCTCTGGGAATGGTGAAGATTATGGTAACAAGAGAAGAAAGAATGGAAGAGGTCCCCCAAAAGAACCTGGACCACTTTCAACTGCTCCGAAAGCTCATCCGGTCAGTTCGAAGTATCGACGAGTTCAAGCTGACATAGATCAAACTCTAGCTTTAGTGCGAAAGCTTGACACTGAAAAGG GGCCTTTAGTCATTATCCGGGGCTTAACTACTGTCAAGGGCCTTGAAGGTGTTGAGCTCCTTGACACTCTCCTTACCTACTTATGGCGTGTCCATGGTGTTGATTACTATGGCATGTCTGAGAGGAGAAACGCAAATGGTTTTCGTCATGTGAGAGCTGACAACAAAATTGCCGATGGGTTTAACATCAGTGCTGCTGATTGGGAGAAAAAACTGGATTCCTTCTGGCACGAAAGACTGGTGAATGGTGATGATCCTCTAGTTGTATTGACAGCCAAGGACAAAATTGATGCAGCAACTGTTGAAGCTCTGGCACCTTATGTCAAGAAAATTATGGATGAGAATTATGGCTATAAGTATGGGTGTGGAGCCATGGGGTGTGCAAAAGTTTTCCATGCTCCTGAGTTCGTTCACAAGCATCTAAAGCTCAAGCATCCTGACTTGGTCTCTGTGTTAACTTTGAATGTCCAAGATGATATCTATTTCCAAAATTACATGAA TGATCCAAATGCCCCAGGTGGAAAGCCAGTTATGCAGCAATCTGAACAA GACAGCGGCAGAATGAGAAGAATACCAGATGAAGGCGCTTTTGATAAGCAGGGTTCAGATGCCCCACTTATCCCTGACGCCCCTCCAACAGTACTAGTCCCTCTGCCTGGTGCTGG CCCATTGGGACCATTTGTTCCTATAACACCAGATATGGCCGTTCAAATGATGCGAGAGCAAAGACCTCCAAGACCGAATGGTGCTCAGCGTAAGAAGAAACCTTTGATGCCTGAACCAATGATGCCCATGTATCCGCATTTTCCGCTTGATCCTCGTCCTTTGCGAAG GTACAATGATCTTGATGCTCCTGAGGAAGAAGTCACTGCCATTGACTACAGAAGCGTGTAG
- the LOC123143804 gene encoding serrate RNA effector molecule isoform X1: protein MWPTWDVPRSPGDQPVRPLLAAPPGDRHARPGPARSWADEADAADDDPPLPPPPPLGSSRPVRLVDALASRSEDPAQAQAQALPPPPPLGSSRPERVAGYRMDADSPRSDGRSSSPGGGQGARRRSRSPRQRGKPSPERVHVPLPPPPPVGSSRPVRVTYRLESDSSRSSRSSSPAEIMGPPRRRSPSRSNDGKRRRSSPPRRSPSPDPPKRPRRDDGAGRRSPPRGGRYERGGDGGKLAGHRAPDGPNSGYGASSKVQDITQRKGLMTYKQFILALEDDVSPAEAESRYHEYKTAYITTQKHAYFDLHKGDTRLKEKYHPTSLLSVIERRNEFCKAAAKSLILDLRSGTLDLGPGMTADGSSKSGNVNYGSSGNGEDYGNKRRKNGRGPPKEPGPLSTAPKAHPVSSKYRRVQADIDQTLALVRKLDTEKGIVGNILSIGGDHGKPDDDRSHVGSAGPLVIIRGLTTVKGLEGVELLDTLLTYLWRVHGVDYYGMSERRNANGFRHVRADNKIADGFNISAADWEKKLDSFWHERLVNGDDPLVVLTAKDKIDAATVEALAPYVKKIMDENYGYKYGCGAMGCAKVFHAPEFVHKHLKLKHPDLVSVLTLNVQDDIYFQNYMNDPNAPGGKPVMQQSEQDSGRMRRIPDEGAFDKQGSDAPLIPDAPPTVLVPLPGAGPLGPFVPITPDMAVQMMREQRPPRPNGAQRKKKPLMPEPMMPMYPHFPLDPRPLRRYNDLDAPEEEVTAIDYRSV from the exons ATGTGGCCTACGTGGGACGTCCCGCGCTCTCCTGGAGACCAGCCCGTCCGCccgctcctcgccgcgccgcccggcgaTCGCCACGCGCGGCCCGGGCCCGCGCGCTCGTGGGCCGACGAAGCCGACGCCGCCGACGACGACCCCCCgctcccgccgcccccgccgctcggCTCCTCCCGCCCCGTGCGCCTCGTCGACGCCCTCGCCTCCCGCTCCGAGGACCCCGCGCAGGCCCAGGCGCAGgcgctccctccccctcccccgctcgGCTCCTCCCGCCCCGAGCGCGTCGCCGGCTACCGCATGGACGCCGACTCGCCGCGCAGCGATGGGAGGAGCTCCAGCCCCGGAGGCGGCCAGGGCGCGCGGCGCCGCTCGCGCTCGCCACGCCAACGCGGGAAGCCGTCGCCGGAGCGCGTGCACGTGCCGCTCCCGCCACCTCCCCCCGTCGGCTCCTCCCGCCCCGTGCGCGTCACCTACCGCTTGGAGAGCGACTCGTCGCGCTCCTCCAGGAGCTCCAGCCCCGCAGAAATCATGGGCCCGCCGCGGCGGAGGTCGCCTTCGCGATCAAACGACGGGAAGAGGCGGCGCAGCTCCCCGCCGAGGAGGTCGCCGTCTCCCGACCCGCCCAAGCGGCCTCGAAGGGACGATGGGGCTGGCCGACGCAGCCCACCGCGCGGCGGGAG GTACGAGCGCGGCGGAGACGGTGGCAAGCTCGCCGGGCATCGCGCTCCAG ATGGGCCTAACTCTGGCTATGGTGCTTCCAGTAAGGTTCAAGATATAACCCAAAG AAAAGGATTAATGACGTACAAACAGTTTATCCTAGCTCTTGAAGATGATGTTTCACCAGCTGAAGCTGAGAGCAG GTACCATGAATACAAGACAGCATACATTACTACACAGAAACATGCATATTTTGATCTCCATAAGGGTGATACTAG GTTGAAAGAGAAGTACCACCCGACAAGCTTATTATCTGTTATTGAAAG GAGGAATGAGTTTTGTAAGGCTGCAGCGAAGAGTTTAATTCTTGATTTGCGAAGTGGAACTTTGGACCT TGGTCCTGGAATGACTGCTGATGGATCAAGCAAATCAGGGAATGTCAACTATGGAAGCTCTGGGAATGGTGAAGATTATGGTAACAAGAGAAGAAAGAATGGAAGAGGTCCCCCAAAAGAACCTGGACCACTTTCAACTGCTCCGAAAGCTCATCCGGTCAGTTCGAAGTATCGACGAGTTCAAGCTGACATAGATCAAACTCTAGCTTTAGTGCGAAAGCTTGACACTGAAAAGGGTATTGTTGGAAACATTCTGTCAATTGGTGGTGATCATGGCAAGCCAGATGATGACAGATCACATGTTGGATCCGCAGGGCCTTTAGTCATTATCCGGGGCTTAACTACTGTCAAGGGCCTTGAAGGTGTTGAGCTCCTTGACACTCTCCTTACCTACTTATGGCGTGTCCATGGTGTTGATTACTATGGCATGTCTGAGAGGAGAAACGCAAATGGTTTTCGTCATGTGAGAGCTGACAACAAAATTGCCGATGGGTTTAACATCAGTGCTGCTGATTGGGAGAAAAAACTGGATTCCTTCTGGCACGAAAGACTGGTGAATGGTGATGATCCTCTAGTTGTATTGACAGCCAAGGACAAAATTGATGCAGCAACTGTTGAAGCTCTGGCACCTTATGTCAAGAAAATTATGGATGAGAATTATGGCTATAAGTATGGGTGTGGAGCCATGGGGTGTGCAAAAGTTTTCCATGCTCCTGAGTTCGTTCACAAGCATCTAAAGCTCAAGCATCCTGACTTGGTCTCTGTGTTAACTTTGAATGTCCAAGATGATATCTATTTCCAAAATTACATGAA TGATCCAAATGCCCCAGGTGGAAAGCCAGTTATGCAGCAATCTGAACAA GACAGCGGCAGAATGAGAAGAATACCAGATGAAGGCGCTTTTGATAAGCAGGGTTCAGATGCCCCACTTATCCCTGACGCCCCTCCAACAGTACTAGTCCCTCTGCCTGGTGCTGG CCCATTGGGACCATTTGTTCCTATAACACCAGATATGGCCGTTCAAATGATGCGAGAGCAAAGACCTCCAAGACCGAATGGTGCTCAGCGTAAGAAGAAACCTTTGATGCCTGAACCAATGATGCCCATGTATCCGCATTTTCCGCTTGATCCTCGTCCTTTGCGAAG GTACAATGATCTTGATGCTCCTGAGGAAGAAGTCACTGCCATTGACTACAGAAGCGTGTAG